One genomic window of Pseudomonas sp. LFM046 includes the following:
- the algB gene encoding sigma-54-dependent response regulator transcription factor AlgB, with the protein MERVTENQGRILLVDDEAAILRTFRYCLEDEGYSVSTAASAAQADALLQRQVFDLCFLDLRLGEDNGLDVLAQMRIQAPWMRVVIVTAHSAVDTAVDAMQAGAADYLVKPCSPDQLRMAAVKQLEVRQLTARLEALEGEMRRGGDGLDSQSPAMMAVLETARQVAATDANILILGESGTGKGELARAIHGWSKRAKKSFVTIACPSLSADLMESELFGHNRGAFTGASESTLGRVSQADGGTLFLDEIGDFPLSLQPKLLRFIQDKEYERVGDPVTRRADVRLLAATNLDLDEMVRAGRFREDLLYRINVIALSLPPLRERQEDILDLAERFLARFVHDYGRPARGFSEEAMAALTGYRWPGNVRELRNVVERASIICNQEWVDVSHLGLGDTPAANTPRVGGPLSLEELERAHIAGVLASSDTLDQAARTLGIDASTLYRKRKLYGL; encoded by the coding sequence ATGGAACGGGTAACCGAGAACCAGGGACGAATCCTGCTGGTGGATGACGAAGCCGCCATCCTGCGCACGTTCCGTTATTGCCTGGAAGACGAGGGCTACAGCGTTTCCACCGCCGCCAGTGCGGCCCAGGCCGACGCACTCCTGCAACGCCAGGTGTTCGACCTCTGCTTCCTCGACCTGCGCCTGGGCGAAGACAACGGCCTCGACGTACTGGCACAGATGCGTATCCAGGCACCCTGGATGCGCGTGGTCATCGTCACGGCACACTCGGCCGTGGACACTGCGGTGGACGCCATGCAGGCCGGCGCCGCCGACTACCTGGTCAAGCCCTGCAGCCCGGACCAGCTGCGCATGGCGGCGGTCAAGCAACTGGAAGTACGGCAGCTCACCGCTCGCCTGGAAGCCCTGGAGGGCGAAATGCGCCGCGGCGGCGACGGCCTGGATTCCCAGAGCCCGGCCATGATGGCGGTGCTGGAGACCGCCCGGCAGGTAGCCGCCACCGACGCCAACATCCTCATCCTCGGCGAGTCCGGCACCGGCAAGGGTGAACTGGCCCGCGCCATCCACGGCTGGAGCAAACGGGCGAAGAAGTCCTTTGTCACCATCGCCTGCCCGTCGCTTTCGGCTGACCTGATGGAAAGCGAGCTCTTCGGGCACAACCGTGGCGCGTTCACCGGCGCCAGCGAAAGCACCCTCGGCCGGGTCAGCCAGGCTGACGGCGGCACCCTGTTCCTCGACGAGATCGGCGACTTCCCCCTGAGCCTGCAGCCCAAGCTGCTGCGCTTCATCCAGGACAAGGAATACGAGCGGGTGGGAGACCCGGTGACGCGTCGCGCAGACGTTCGCCTCCTCGCCGCCACCAACCTCGATCTGGATGAAATGGTCCGCGCCGGCCGCTTCCGCGAGGACCTGCTCTACCGCATCAACGTGATCGCCCTGAGCCTGCCGCCGCTGCGCGAGCGCCAGGAGGACATCCTCGACCTCGCCGAACGCTTCCTCGCCCGCTTCGTTCATGACTATGGACGCCCGGCGAGAGGGTTCAGCGAGGAGGCGATGGCGGCGCTGACCGGCTACCGCTGGCCCGGCAATGTGCGCGAACTGCGCAATGTGGTGGAGCGCGCCAGCATCATCTGCAACCAGGAATGGGTGGATGTCAGCCACCTGGGGCTGGGCGACACGCCGGCCGCCAACACCCCCCGGGTAGGCGGCCCGCTGAGTCTGGAAGAACTGGAACGGGCGCATATCGCCGGGGTGCTGGCCAGCAGCGACACCCTGGACCAGGCCGCCCGTACCCTCGGCATCGACGCGTCCACCCTGTACCGCAAGCGCAAGCTCTACGGCCTCTGA
- a CDS encoding DUF1328 domain-containing protein, with protein sequence MLSWALAFLAIAIVAAVLGFGGIAGTATGIAKVLFVIFLVLCVLSFIMGRRNG encoded by the coding sequence ATGCTGAGTTGGGCACTTGCATTCCTGGCTATCGCCATTGTTGCCGCCGTGCTTGGGTTTGGCGGCATAGCCGGGACCGCCACGGGCATCGCGAAGGTCCTCTTCGTCATCTTCCTGGTGCTGTGCGTGTTGTCATTCATCATGGGGCGCCGAAACGGCTGA
- the wrbA gene encoding NAD(P)H:quinone oxidoreductase, with protein sequence MKKVLVLYYSMYGHIERMAESVAEGARSVPGVEVTLKRVPETMPEDIARNAGAKLDQAAPVASPQELADYDAILFGTPTRFGNMTAQMRNFLDQTGGLWVKGALIGKIGSVFTSTGTGGGSETTITSVWHTLAHHGMLIAGLPYSAPELTDISELRGGSPYGAATVAGADGSRTPSDKELALARFQGAHVAKMVSRMA encoded by the coding sequence ATGAAGAAGGTCCTGGTGCTGTATTACTCGATGTACGGTCATATCGAACGCATGGCGGAATCGGTCGCCGAAGGGGCGCGCAGCGTGCCGGGGGTGGAAGTGACGCTGAAGCGGGTGCCGGAAACCATGCCCGAGGACATCGCCCGCAATGCCGGCGCCAAGCTGGACCAGGCCGCGCCGGTGGCGAGCCCGCAGGAGCTGGCGGACTACGATGCCATCCTGTTCGGCACGCCGACCCGCTTCGGCAACATGACCGCGCAGATGCGCAACTTCCTCGACCAGACCGGCGGGCTCTGGGTGAAGGGGGCGCTGATCGGCAAGATCGGCAGCGTCTTCACCTCCACCGGCACGGGTGGCGGCTCGGAAACCACCATCACCTCCGTCTGGCACACCCTGGCGCACCACGGAATGCTCATTGCCGGCCTGCCTTATTCGGCACCGGAGCTCACGGATATCAGTGAACTGCGCGGTGGCTCGCCCTATGGCGCAGCGACAGTGGCGGGGGCCGACGGCTCACGCACGCCGAGCGACAAGGAACTGGCCCTGGCGAGGTTCCAGGGTGCACACGTGGCGAAGATGGTCAGCAGGATGGCGTGA
- the gltP gene encoding glutamate/aspartate:proton symporter GltP, which yields MTKARLSLAWQILIGLVLGIAIGALLNHFSAEKAWWIANVLQPAGEIFIRLIKMIVIPIVIASLVVGIAGVGDAKKLGRIGLKTIIYFEIITTVAIVVGLLLANFFQPGTGIDMSTLGTVDISKYQQTAQEVQHDHALVSTLLNLIPSNIFAAVARGEMLPIIFFSVMFGLGLSSLPSETREPLVKVFQGVSETMFKVTHMIMAYAPIGVFALIAVTVANFGFASLLPLAKLVVLVYFAIAFFAFMVLGLVARLFGFSVTKLMRIFKDELILAYSTASSETVLPRIIEKMEAYGAPKSISSFVVPTGYSFNLDGSTLYQSIAAIFIAQLYGIDLSISQQLLLVLTLMVTSKGIAGVPGVSFVVLLATLGSVGIPLEGLAFIAGVDRIMDMARTALNVIGNALAVLVIAKWEGMYDAEKGQQYLASLHSLGGGEAQPNGRAVID from the coding sequence ATGACCAAGGCCAGACTGAGCCTCGCATGGCAGATTCTCATCGGGCTGGTGCTGGGTATCGCCATTGGTGCCCTGCTCAACCACTTCAGCGCCGAGAAGGCCTGGTGGATCGCCAACGTCCTGCAACCGGCCGGTGAGATTTTCATCCGCCTGATCAAGATGATCGTCATCCCGATCGTCATCGCTTCGCTGGTCGTCGGCATCGCCGGCGTGGGCGACGCCAAGAAGCTTGGCCGCATCGGCCTGAAGACCATCATCTACTTCGAGATCATCACCACCGTGGCGATCGTGGTCGGCCTGCTGCTGGCGAACTTCTTCCAGCCCGGCACCGGCATCGACATGAGCACGCTGGGTACCGTGGACATCTCCAAGTACCAGCAGACCGCCCAGGAAGTGCAGCACGACCACGCGCTGGTCTCGACCCTGCTGAACCTGATCCCCTCCAACATCTTCGCCGCCGTCGCCCGTGGCGAGATGCTGCCGATCATCTTCTTCTCGGTGATGTTCGGCCTCGGCCTGTCGAGCCTCCCGAGCGAGACCCGTGAGCCGCTGGTGAAGGTCTTCCAGGGCGTGTCCGAGACCATGTTCAAGGTCACCCACATGATCATGGCCTACGCCCCCATCGGCGTGTTCGCGCTGATCGCCGTGACCGTGGCCAACTTCGGCTTCGCCTCCCTGCTGCCGCTGGCCAAGCTGGTGGTGCTGGTCTACTTCGCCATCGCCTTCTTCGCCTTCATGGTGCTGGGCCTGGTGGCGCGCCTGTTCGGCTTCTCCGTCACCAAGCTGATGCGCATCTTCAAGGACGAGCTGATCCTCGCCTACTCCACCGCGAGCTCCGAGACCGTGCTGCCGCGCATCATCGAAAAGATGGAAGCCTATGGCGCGCCCAAGTCCATCAGCAGTTTCGTGGTACCCACCGGTTACTCCTTCAACCTCGATGGCTCGACCCTGTACCAGAGCATCGCCGCCATCTTCATTGCCCAGCTCTACGGCATCGACCTCAGCATCAGCCAGCAGCTGCTGCTGGTGCTGACCCTGATGGTCACCTCCAAGGGCATCGCCGGCGTGCCGGGCGTGTCCTTCGTGGTGCTGCTGGCCACCCTGGGCAGCGTCGGCATCCCGCTGGAAGGCCTGGCCTTCATCGCCGGCGTCGACCGCATCATGGACATGGCCCGTACCGCCCTGAATGTCATCGGCAACGCCTTGGCGGTGCTGGTGATCGCCAAGTGGGAAGGCATGTACGACGCCGAGAAGGGCCAGCAGTACCTGGCCTCCCTGCACAGCCTGGGCGGCGGCGAAGCGCAGCCCAACGGTCGCGCGGTGATCGACTGA
- a CDS encoding spore maturation protein: MLNGLWLSFFLVAAVAALGRWIGGDPGVWAAMVESLFAMAKLSVDVMIMLFGTLTLWLGFLRIAEKAGLVDVLARLLGPLFARLMPEVPRGHHALGLVTLSFTANGLGLDNAATPIGLKAMKALQELNPSSTSASNAQVLFMVMNASSFVLLPVTIFMYRAQAGASDPAMVFLPILLANAISTTTALLSVAVMQRIKLTDPVLLAWLGGGALLLGGFMAVLAGLSATALTALSSLLGNFTLFALILCFLVMGALKKVPVYECFVEGAKEGFEVAKNLLPYLVAMLCAVGALRASGALEQLLDVIRWAVEALGMDSRFVEALPTGLVKPFSGSAARAMLLETIQSHGVDSFPALVAATMQGSTETTFYVLAVYFGSVGIQRARHAVGCALLADLSGVLASIGVCYWFFG; the protein is encoded by the coding sequence ATGCTCAACGGCTTGTGGCTGAGCTTCTTCCTGGTGGCGGCGGTGGCTGCGCTGGGACGTTGGATCGGGGGAGATCCGGGTGTCTGGGCGGCGATGGTGGAGAGCCTGTTCGCCATGGCCAAGCTCTCGGTCGACGTGATGATCATGCTGTTCGGCACCCTGACCTTGTGGCTGGGCTTCCTGCGCATCGCCGAGAAGGCCGGTCTGGTGGATGTCCTCGCGCGGCTGCTCGGCCCGCTGTTCGCCCGCCTGATGCCGGAAGTGCCGCGTGGCCACCATGCGCTTGGCCTCGTCACCCTGAGCTTCACCGCCAACGGCCTCGGCCTGGATAACGCCGCCACCCCCATCGGCCTCAAGGCGATGAAGGCGCTGCAGGAGCTGAACCCCAGCAGCACCTCGGCGAGCAACGCCCAGGTGCTGTTCATGGTGATGAACGCCTCCTCCTTCGTGCTGCTGCCGGTGACCATCTTCATGTACCGCGCCCAGGCCGGCGCCAGCGATCCGGCCATGGTGTTTCTGCCGATCCTGCTGGCCAACGCCATTTCCACCACCACGGCGCTGCTCTCGGTGGCCGTCATGCAGCGGATCAAGCTGACGGACCCGGTGCTGCTCGCCTGGCTCGGCGGTGGCGCGCTACTGCTCGGCGGCTTCATGGCCGTGCTGGCCGGCCTCTCGGCCACGGCGCTGACGGCGCTGTCCTCGCTGCTCGGCAACTTCACGCTGTTCGCGCTGATCCTCTGCTTCCTGGTGATGGGCGCGCTGAAGAAGGTCCCGGTCTACGAATGCTTCGTCGAAGGCGCCAAGGAAGGCTTCGAGGTGGCGAAGAACCTCCTGCCCTATCTGGTCGCCATGCTCTGTGCCGTGGGCGCCCTGCGGGCCTCGGGCGCCCTGGAGCAATTGCTCGATGTCATTCGCTGGGCAGTCGAAGCCCTGGGGATGGACAGCCGCTTCGTCGAGGCCCTGCCCACCGGCCTGGTCAAACCCTTCTCCGGCAGTGCCGCCCGCGCCATGTTGCTCGAAACGATCCAGAGCCACGGCGTCGACAGCTTCCCCGCGCTGGTGGCCGCCACCATGCAGGGCAGCACCGAAACCACCTTCTACGTGCTCGCGGTGTACTTCGGTTCGGTGGGCATCCAGCGCGCCCGGCACGCCGTGGGCTGCGCCCTGCTGGCCGACCTGTCCGGGGTGCTCGCCTCCATCGGCGTCTGCTACTGGTTCTTTGGCTGA
- a CDS encoding DUF5924 family protein, translating into MLLSTFKPQVLKLLELLQRHPRLIALYGFVSGMASFFLVDRGARVAKMMAILLLVSWLWLMLENLFRRTFEQRFGIELPPPLMRFLTQLIHQESLFFVLPFFAITTSWNSGQALFTGLLGVAALCSITDPVYNRHLAPRRWLFLAYHTLTLFAVLLASLPLILQQTTAQSYRWALGIAVALSFVSLFGVIRVQRWWRGLGLVGLTLALGGLGWVTRVWVPPATLWLTEVAVTPELNDHQRTPGDGVEQVSAADLRSKGLYAYTAINAPRGLNERIYHVWRFNGREVDRIALDIHGGREAGYRAWTHKQNFPSNPVGRWQVQVLTEAGQMIGTLRFRVNPSELPPKPH; encoded by the coding sequence ATGCTGCTCTCCACCTTCAAACCCCAGGTCCTCAAGCTGCTCGAACTGCTGCAGCGCCATCCTCGGCTGATCGCCCTCTATGGCTTCGTTTCGGGAATGGCGAGTTTCTTCCTGGTGGATCGCGGTGCGCGCGTGGCCAAGATGATGGCCATCCTGCTGCTGGTGAGCTGGCTCTGGCTGATGCTGGAGAACCTGTTCCGACGCACCTTCGAGCAGCGCTTCGGCATCGAACTGCCGCCGCCGTTGATGCGTTTCCTGACCCAGCTGATCCACCAGGAAAGCCTGTTCTTCGTGCTGCCGTTCTTCGCCATCACCACCAGCTGGAACAGCGGCCAGGCCCTGTTCACCGGCCTGCTCGGGGTGGCCGCGCTGTGCTCGATCACCGACCCGGTGTACAACCGCCATCTGGCGCCGCGCCGCTGGCTGTTTCTCGCGTACCACACCCTCACGCTGTTCGCCGTACTGCTGGCGTCGCTGCCGCTGATCCTCCAGCAGACCACCGCGCAGAGCTACCGCTGGGCCCTGGGCATCGCCGTGGCGCTATCCTTCGTCAGCCTGTTCGGCGTCATCCGGGTGCAGCGCTGGTGGCGCGGCCTCGGGCTGGTGGGGCTGACCCTGGCACTGGGCGGGCTGGGCTGGGTGACGCGGGTCTGGGTACCGCCGGCGACCCTCTGGCTCACGGAAGTCGCGGTCACTCCCGAGCTGAACGACCACCAGCGCACGCCGGGCGACGGCGTGGAGCAGGTCAGCGCCGCCGACCTGCGCAGCAAGGGGCTCTATGCCTATACCGCGATCAACGCGCCACGCGGACTGAACGAGCGCATCTACCACGTCTGGCGCTTCAACGGCCGCGAGGTGGACCGCATCGCCCTGGATATCCACGGCGGCCGCGAGGCCGGCTACCGCGCCTGGACCCACAAGCAGAACTTCCCGTCCAACCCGGTGGGCCGCTGGCAGGTGCAGGTGCTGACCGAGGCGGGGCAGATGATCGGCACCCTGCGCTTTCGCGTGAACCCGTCCGAGCTACCGCCCAAGCCCCACTGA
- a CDS encoding GNAT family N-acetyltransferase, whose amino-acid sequence MAIRKLRISDIEALHRLFAEVSAEGEFLLRAEAPPIEQMRALLLRALPLDLPQFIAEVKDELVGSIEIFPASFCGLEDSSGEEFGVLGMQVMKAHRGQGLGRQLMAAALEHCSRLGMNRVELAVLKSNRPAIRLYERFAFRWVEDLPPCTLPSGRPDQPQKMRLLLG is encoded by the coding sequence ATGGCCATCAGGAAGCTGCGCATCAGCGATATCGAAGCCCTGCACCGGCTGTTCGCCGAGGTCAGTGCCGAGGGTGAATTCCTGCTGCGGGCCGAAGCGCCGCCCATCGAGCAGATGCGCGCCCTGCTGTTACGGGCACTGCCCCTGGACCTGCCGCAGTTCATCGCTGAGGTGAAGGACGAGCTGGTGGGCTCCATCGAGATTTTCCCCGCCAGCTTCTGTGGGCTGGAAGACAGTTCGGGAGAAGAGTTCGGCGTGCTCGGCATGCAGGTGATGAAGGCCCATCGCGGCCAGGGCCTGGGCAGGCAGCTGATGGCAGCGGCACTGGAGCATTGCAGTCGCCTGGGCATGAACCGGGTGGAACTGGCGGTGCTGAAGTCCAATCGCCCGGCCATTCGCCTCTACGAGCGCTTCGCCTTCCGCTGGGTCGAAGACCTGCCGCCCTGCACCCTGCCCAGCGGCCGCCCCGACCAGCCACAGAAAATGCGCCTGTTGCTGGGCTGA
- a CDS encoding PAS domain-containing methyl-accepting chemotaxis protein codes for MKINMPVTGRAVQFDASANILSTTDLKGVVTHVNADFLAISGFQREELVGRSHNLVRHPDMPPAAFEHLWQTLKGGHSWMGLVKNRCKNGDHYWVSAFVTPVLRDGRVVEYQSVRTRPEPEQVEAAERLYAQLRAGQRPRTLRPARLGLRERLVAICGLSSLLGLGLDSLLAGLLPFAALPSAVASLGLGYALIRWQLQPLQALLTKARGIARNPVSQWLYCGRNDEFGEIAFALRMLETEAGAVVGRMAESSRQLAEHAGQLAASVSSSNEATRQQQQETEQVATAMEEMTCSVQDVARNAQESATAADQTDAAASLGRHEVDITRSRIAELEEGVRQASEAVNLLQGQSGHIGQVLEVIRSIAEQTNLLALNAAIEAARAGDAGRGFAVVADEVRALASRTRQSTEEIHEMIANLQQGAGQAASAMQRSCAQAGESLSQALRASDSLAQINQQVNAINGMSLQIASAVEQQSAASEEIRQSLASIRQAADNNADSAGRSQQSAQEVAELAAGLRLLAQQFWDSHRRSG; via the coding sequence ATGAAGATCAACATGCCGGTCACCGGCCGGGCGGTCCAGTTCGACGCCAGCGCCAACATCCTCTCCACCACGGACCTCAAGGGCGTCGTCACCCACGTGAACGCCGACTTCCTCGCCATCAGCGGCTTCCAGCGCGAGGAGTTGGTCGGGCGCAGTCACAACCTGGTGCGCCATCCGGACATGCCGCCGGCCGCCTTCGAGCATCTCTGGCAGACCTTGAAGGGCGGGCACAGCTGGATGGGGCTGGTGAAGAACCGCTGCAAGAACGGCGACCATTACTGGGTCAGTGCCTTCGTCACGCCGGTGCTGCGGGACGGACGGGTGGTGGAGTACCAGTCGGTGCGCACCCGCCCTGAGCCCGAGCAAGTGGAGGCGGCGGAGCGGCTCTACGCCCAACTGCGCGCGGGGCAGCGCCCCAGGACACTGCGCCCCGCGCGGCTGGGTCTGCGCGAGCGCCTGGTGGCGATCTGCGGCCTGTCCAGCCTGCTCGGCCTGGGCCTGGACAGTCTGCTGGCGGGCCTGCTGCCCTTCGCGGCGCTGCCCTCCGCCGTCGCCAGCCTCGGCCTCGGCTACGCCCTGATCCGCTGGCAGCTGCAGCCGCTGCAGGCGCTGCTGACAAAGGCCCGTGGCATTGCCCGCAACCCGGTCAGCCAGTGGCTGTATTGCGGACGCAACGACGAGTTCGGCGAGATCGCCTTCGCCCTGCGCATGCTGGAAACGGAGGCGGGCGCCGTGGTCGGGCGGATGGCCGAATCGTCGCGGCAACTGGCCGAGCACGCGGGGCAGCTGGCGGCCTCGGTTTCCAGCAGCAACGAAGCCACGCGCCAGCAGCAGCAGGAGACCGAGCAGGTCGCCACTGCCATGGAGGAGATGACCTGCAGCGTCCAGGATGTGGCGCGCAATGCCCAGGAGAGCGCCACCGCCGCCGATCAGACCGACGCGGCGGCGAGCCTCGGCCGGCATGAAGTGGACATCACCCGCAGCCGCATCGCCGAGCTGGAGGAGGGCGTCCGCCAGGCCAGCGAGGCCGTGAACCTGCTGCAAGGCCAGAGCGGCCACATCGGCCAGGTGCTGGAAGTGATCCGCAGCATCGCCGAGCAAACCAACCTGCTCGCCCTCAACGCGGCCATCGAGGCGGCCCGCGCCGGCGACGCCGGCCGGGGATTCGCCGTGGTGGCCGACGAGGTCCGCGCGCTGGCCTCGCGTACCCGGCAGTCCACCGAAGAAATTCACGAGATGATCGCCAACCTCCAGCAGGGCGCCGGCCAGGCCGCGTCGGCCATGCAGCGCAGCTGCGCCCAGGCCGGCGAGAGCCTGAGCCAGGCCCTGCGCGCCAGCGACTCCCTGGCGCAGATCAACCAGCAGGTCAACGCCATCAATGGCATGAGCCTGCAGATCGCCAGTGCCGTGGAACAGCAGAGCGCCGCCAGCGAGGAGATCCGTCAGAGCCTGGCGAGCATCCGCCAGGCCGCCGACAACAATGCCGACAGCGCCGGGCGCAGCCAGCAGAGCGCGCAGGAAGTCGCCGAACTTGCGGCAGGCCTGCGGTTGCTGGCGCAGCAGTTCTGGGACAGTCATCGTCGCTCCGGCTGA
- a CDS encoding EAL domain-containing protein — translation MGLEQLLEGMLSRIGLSRGEVAMRGRYLEWQDADAARLTRHAEDMEGCHRAFVERLYGHLEQFDPIAGILRNPTTLQRLKHSQLDYYQRLWSGPYDRDYVLNRLRVGLVHQQVGVDLKWYLGAYRLYLDHMLDALLGESEASATYASLLKAVFFDMALAIDTYSSAQRQALEDSEARFARALRGANDGLWDWDLEHDRLYLSERWAAMLGMSRDSLGEGSASWFARVHPDDQPGLRQAVEAHLRGETPWLHHQYRIRRRDGSYLWVLVRGVAESGRMAGSQTDISKNKAAEQELRHAARHDPLTGLANRLRLDELLQRALERRQRPGAREAALLFVDLDRFKLINDSLGHAMGDRVLVEAAQRLARCLRPGDHLARFGGDEFVVLLDDLACLADAEQVAQRMLDSLHQPLRLDDHTLSLSASIGITGLQAEGQAVDTLQAADLALYRAKEAGKAQFARYSAEMQTAAQKRLELHSALAHALERHEFELHYQPICRLDGDRPQVVAVEALLRWRRGDRLESPLQFIPALEESGEIVAVGDWVLREACRQTRQWQLAGQPALRCSVNLSSRQLLLPGFVHRVARILRDTGLAPTSLVLEITESLLMHDSADTLACLRELAVLGVSLALDDFGTGYSSLGYLKRFPLQILKVDRSFIGGAPDDPELNAICRAIIGLGRSLGLEVMAEGVESAAHLDFLLDADCHYAQGYWFSRPLPPEALEPLLRGETGFDGEGRPPAVSGRSHADKQGSSR, via the coding sequence ATGGGCCTGGAACAACTACTCGAGGGGATGCTCAGCCGTATCGGCCTGTCGCGGGGCGAGGTCGCCATGCGCGGTCGCTACCTGGAGTGGCAGGACGCGGACGCCGCGCGGCTGACCCGCCACGCCGAAGACATGGAAGGGTGCCACCGGGCTTTCGTCGAGCGCCTGTACGGCCACCTGGAACAGTTCGACCCCATCGCCGGCATCCTCCGCAACCCCACCACGCTGCAGCGCCTGAAGCACAGCCAGCTGGACTATTACCAGCGCCTCTGGAGCGGCCCCTATGACCGCGACTACGTGCTCAATCGCCTGCGCGTGGGGCTGGTGCACCAGCAGGTCGGGGTGGACCTCAAGTGGTACCTGGGCGCCTACCGCCTGTACCTGGACCACATGCTCGACGCGCTGCTGGGCGAGAGCGAGGCGAGCGCCACCTACGCCAGCCTGCTGAAAGCCGTGTTCTTCGACATGGCGCTGGCCATCGACACCTACAGCAGCGCCCAGCGCCAGGCCCTGGAGGACAGCGAAGCGCGCTTCGCCCGCGCCCTGCGCGGGGCCAACGATGGCCTCTGGGACTGGGACCTGGAACACGACCGCCTTTACCTCTCCGAGCGCTGGGCGGCCATGCTCGGCATGAGCCGCGACAGCCTGGGGGAGGGCAGCGCCAGCTGGTTCGCCCGTGTCCACCCGGACGACCAGCCGGGCCTGCGCCAGGCGGTGGAGGCCCACCTGCGCGGCGAGACGCCCTGGCTGCACCACCAGTACCGCATTCGCCGGAGGGACGGCAGCTATCTCTGGGTGCTGGTACGCGGCGTGGCCGAGTCCGGTCGCATGGCCGGCTCCCAGACCGACATCAGCAAGAACAAGGCCGCCGAGCAGGAGCTGCGCCACGCCGCGCGCCACGACCCGTTGACCGGCCTGGCCAACCGTCTTCGCCTGGATGAACTGCTGCAACGTGCACTGGAACGCCGGCAGCGGCCCGGCGCCCGGGAAGCAGCGCTGCTGTTCGTCGACCTGGACCGTTTCAAGCTGATCAATGACAGCCTCGGCCACGCCATGGGCGACCGGGTCCTGGTGGAAGCCGCCCAGCGCCTGGCCCGCTGCCTGCGCCCCGGCGACCACCTGGCACGTTTCGGCGGTGACGAGTTCGTCGTGCTGCTGGACGACCTGGCCTGCCTCGCCGATGCCGAGCAGGTCGCCCAGCGCATGCTCGACAGCCTGCACCAGCCCCTGCGACTCGACGATCACACCCTGTCGCTGAGCGCCAGCATCGGCATCACCGGGCTCCAGGCCGAAGGCCAGGCGGTGGATACCCTCCAGGCCGCTGACCTGGCGCTGTACCGCGCCAAGGAAGCCGGCAAGGCGCAGTTCGCCCGCTACAGCGCCGAGATGCAGACCGCCGCCCAGAAGCGCCTGGAACTGCACAGCGCCCTGGCCCACGCCCTGGAGCGGCATGAGTTCGAGTTGCACTACCAGCCCATCTGCCGCCTGGACGGCGACCGGCCACAGGTGGTGGCGGTGGAAGCTCTGCTGCGTTGGCGCCGGGGCGACCGGCTGGAATCGCCGCTGCAATTCATCCCGGCCCTGGAGGAATCCGGCGAAATCGTCGCCGTGGGCGACTGGGTGCTGCGCGAGGCCTGTCGGCAGACGCGCCAGTGGCAGTTGGCCGGGCAGCCGGCACTGCGCTGCTCGGTGAACCTCTCCAGCCGTCAGCTATTGCTGCCGGGTTTCGTCCACCGGGTCGCCAGGATTCTCCGGGACACCGGCCTGGCCCCCACCAGCCTGGTGCTTGAAATCACCGAGAGCCTGCTGATGCACGACAGCGCCGACACCCTGGCCTGCCTGCGCGAACTGGCGGTGCTCGGGGTGAGCCTGGCCCTGGACGATTTCGGCACCGGCTACTCCTCGCTGGGTTACCTCAAGCGCTTCCCGCTGCAGATCCTCAAGGTGGACCGCAGCTTCATCGGCGGCGCACCGGATGACCCGGAGCTGAACGCGATCTGCCGGGCCATCATCGGCCTTGGCCGCAGCCTCGGCCTGGAGGTGATGGCCGAAGGCGTGGAAAGCGCCGCGCACCTGGACTTCCTCCTGGACGCGGACTGCCACTACGCCCAGGGCTACTGGTTCAGCCGCCCCCTGCCGCCGGAGGCACTGGAGCCGCTGCTGCGGGGTGAGACAGGGTTCGATGGGGAAGGGCGCCCGCCGGCCGTGTCCGGGCGGAGCCACGCAGACAAGCAGGGAAGCAGCCGATGA
- a CDS encoding AraC family transcriptional regulator ligand-binding domain-containing protein produces the protein MPGQFSVLGYLLQSSSTLGEALEAELRYQRLVGEGGSLVLEVRGDELWTLYRPLLAELRLVRARAA, from the coding sequence GTGCCGGGCCAGTTCAGCGTGCTCGGCTATCTCCTGCAGAGCAGCTCGACCCTGGGTGAAGCCCTGGAGGCGGAGCTGCGCTACCAGCGCCTGGTGGGCGAGGGCGGCAGCCTGGTTCTGGAGGTGCGCGGCGACGAACTCTGGACCCTGTATCGCCCGCTGCTCGCCGAGCTGCGCCTGGTCAGGGCCAGAGCAGCTTGA